A stretch of DNA from Shewanella sediminis HAW-EB3:
CAATACCTTACGGATCTTATCTTCAGGCATCAGCATACGCTCAGCCAGCTCTTCAGGTGAAGGTTCGCGACCCATCTCCTGTAGCATTTGACGTGAGATACGGTTCAGCTTGTTGATAGTCTCAATCATATGTACCGGAATACGGATTGTTCTTGCCTGATCGGCAATTGAGCGAGTGATCGCCTGACGGATCCACCAAGTTGCATAGGTCGAGAATTTATAACCACGACGGTATTCAAACTTATCAACCGCTTTCATCAAGCCGATGTTACCTTCCTGAATAAGATCCAGGAACTGTAGACCACGGTTGGTGTATTTCTTAGCGATGGAGATAACCAGACGTAAGTTAGCTTCAACCATCTCTTTCTTCGCACGACGAGCCTTAGCTTCACCGATTGACATACGACGGTTAATATCTTTGATAGAAGCGATCGCAAGACCGGTTTCTTTTTCAATCGCATCAAGTTTTGCGCGACAACGGCGAACATCCGGATCAACCATCTCTAAACCTTCGACGTAAGGCTTCTTAGAGGCGAGTTCTTCGTTAAACCATTCGATGCTACTCTCGTTACTGGTATATACCTTAACGAAATTTTTCTTTGGCATCTTAGCTTGTTCAACACAAAGCTTCATGATGAGACGCTCTTGAACACGTACCTTGTCCATCATAGCGCGCATGTTTTTGACTAAGCGGTCGAACTGCTTAGGCATTAGGCGGAACTCTTTAAAGAGCTCGCCAATTTCGAATAGCGCTAAGGTAGACTCTGGATGGCCGCGTCCCTTAAGAGCGATGACCTTCAGCGTATTTTCATGTACTTCTCTTAGCTGAGTGAAGCGTTCTTTAGCTTCTTCAGGATCGGGACCTTTCGGGCCTTCCTCTTCTTCATCATCATCTTCTTCATCGTCTTCATCATCTAACTCTTCATCTGAGAGTTCAGAACCGACGTGAGTTGCCGTGGGGGCTACATCATCGGCATTAGGATCGACAAAACCTGAGATGATATCTGACAATCTTACTTCTTCAGCTTCATAACGGTCGAACTGCTCAAGGATCATAGAGATCGCTTGTGGATACTCGGCAACCGAGGCTTGAACCGTGTTGATCCCCTCTTCGATACGCTTGGCGATAACAATTTCGCCTTCACGGGTAAGAAGTTCAACGGTACCCATTTCACGCATATACATACGAACCGGGTCAGTTGTACGGCCTAATTCGGCTTCTACCGTGGCAAGTGCAGCGGCAGCTTCTTCGGCAGCATCTTCATCGGTGCTGTCTTCAGACATCATGATTTCATCAGCATCCGGCGCCTGTTCGTAGACGCGAATACCCATGTCATTAATCATCTGGACAATATCTTCGATCTGGTCGGCATCGACCATATCTGCAGGCAAGTGATCGTTCACTTCTGCATAGGTTAAGTAACCTTGCTCTTTACCTTTGGCTAGCAACAATTTAAGTTGCGACTGAGGAGTGTGCTCCATAGATATCATCCAAGTTGGGTAACTGTTAAAACGACGCGCAAAACATTGCCGCGCAAATCGTCAATTATAGCCTTGTGCGCTTCCTTGTGCCAGTCAAAGAGCTTACTATTGAGACAGAAACTGCCTTAATTTTAGCCTTTTATGACTGAGATTAGCTTAGTGAGCTGAATCCTTTCTTCTTTAGTATGGTTCTGTTTTAGACTCAACTCCTGATAACGTTGTTCAATATATTGATTGTTCAACCAAATCAGGGTCTTTCTAAACTCTTGCTGCAAGTTTTCATCCGCCACTTGATGATCCCATTGGGTCAGTTTTTTCAGGGTGCTGAGCTGTTTGTCGCCCCTGAACTGTTCAAGTAGTTGTGCGCTGTGTTTCACTTTCACACGAGTTTCGTCTAACAAGAGGATCAGCAGTTCAATGCCGGCCATCTTTAGGTGTTTAAGCGCTGGTTGCTCTGGCAGTCCTTCACCAAGACTAGGATGTTGTACCAGCAATGCGATGGCTAATCGCAATGGGGTTCCACGTCCTTTTAACGCTTTCTTTTGAAGAGGCTTTACTTGTTCTTTTGAAGAAAAACCAAGTTTCCGCTTTAGCTCTTCAGCACTGTTCATACCCAATTTATAGGCTAAGCTTTCGAGCAATAAACTTTGTAGAACAGTATCTTGTATCTTCTCTGTCAGAGTAATGGCTTGCTTGGCCAACGTCCCTTTATCTGAGCCATATCGCTTGGCTAAGGTTTCAAAAAGAAACTCGGGTAGTTCCTGCGCATCATTAACCTGACTTTCGAATACTTCTTTGCCTACCTGACGAACCATAGTATCCGGGTCTTCACCTTCAGGTAGGAACATAAATTTGACTTGATTACCTGGCTTAAGCAAGGGTAATGCCGTTTCAAGAGCACGCCACGCCGCTTCGACGCCCGCTTTATCTCCGTCATAACAACAGATCACTTCTTTAGCACTGCGTAGTAGTAGCTGAAATTGCTCTGCTGTGGTTGAGGTACCCAGCGAAGCAACCGCATAGTCGACGCCAAATTGTGCCAGTGCCACCACATCCATATAGCCTTCAACAATGAGTACTTGCTTGGGATCTCTATGGCGTTGTTTTAGCTCATAGAGTCCATATAGCTCATTGCCCTTATGAAATATGGGCGTTTCCGGAGAATTCAAGTACTTTGGTGTGCCATCGCCTAAAACTCGGCCACCGAAACCGATAACCCGGCCTCTTCTGTCACGAATGGGGAACATAAGCCTGTCACGAAATCTATCGTAACGTTTGCCATTATCGTTCTCAATCACCATTCCGGCAGTAAGTAATTTGTCTTGTGCATCCTGATTTTGACGGTAACGGCTTAATAAACCATCCCATCCATCGGGAGCAAATCCAATATTGAAGTGTTCAACAACTTCATTGGATAGTCCGCGATGTGTTAGATATTCGAGGACCTTTTGTTTGTCATTATGTTGTCTTAACTGGTTCTGAAAATAGAGGCTTGCCTCTTCCATTAACTGATAGAGGTCGCGACTTAAACCTTCATCGCGTTTTGGACCAGTACCTTGCTCTCTTGGGACTTCAACGCCCAATTGGCCAGCGAGATCTTCAATCGCATCGATAAAATCGAGTCGGTCGTACTCCATGACAAAGTCGATGACATTTCCATGGGCACCACAGCCGAAGCAATGATAAAACTGCTTATCTCGACTAACGGTAAAAGAGGGCGATTTTTCGCTGTGAAACGGACAACAGGCAGAATGATTCTTACCCGCCTTTTTCAGGGGTACTTTTGCGTCGATAAGATCGACAATATCGATTCGAGCTACTAGCTCATTGATAAAATCACGAGGTATCGCCATTAGTTTGGTAAATGCCGCCTTTCGCGAAGATAAAACAGAAACAATATAAACAAACAAGCCGTGCAAGAGCACGGCTTATTCACGCATCAAATTCTAATTACTTAAGTTTAGCTCTGATCATAGCGCCAATTGCCGCCATATCAGCTCTTCCTAAGACCTTAGGTTTTAACGCTCCCATTACTTTACCCATATCCGCCATGGAGGATGCGCCCATTTCAACAATGCTTGCATCAACTAGCTCGACAATTTCCTCTTCGGAAAGAGGTTTAGGCAGGAAGTGTTCAATAACTTGAATCTCCGCTGCTTCAATTGCTGCTAGTTCATCACGTCCGGCTGCACTATATTGTGCAATCGAATCGCGACGCTGTTTAACCATTTTGGTTAAGACCGCTATAGCTTGGTCGTCAGTCAGAGTTTCGCGGGTATCCACTTCAATCTGCTTAACGGCGGCTAGTGCCATACGAATAGTCCCCAAGCGCACCTTTTCTTTGGCACGCATGGCTTCTTTCATTTGGTCTTTTAGCTGATCAACTAGGCTCATAAGAGATTAGTATAAACGTACGCGACGCGCATTTTCGCGAGAAAGCTTCTTAGCAAGACGCTTAATTGCAGCGGCTTTAGCACGTTTACGTGCAGTAGTTGGCTTCTCGTAGAATTCACGAGCGCGAACATCAGCTAAGATACCGGCTTTTTCACAAGAGCGCTTAAAACGACGTAGAGCTACGTCAAATGGTTCGTTATCGCGTACTTTAATTATTGGCATACGCCATCACCCCTTAGGTGTAGTTGTTGGAGTCAATCACTTGACTCTAGTTTATTTAAAAATGGTGCGGAATTCTATACCGAGTTAGACCACTTTGTAAAGCCAATATTTTGATCCAAATTAAGATCTTTCCGGCCTGCTTTTGATCTTATTTAAGCCTAGTCGAAGTTTCAAGGGGAATAAACCCTGATTTTATCGGCATTTGGTGGGTGTAACTTGGGTATGAACGCTGGTGAAATTATTGAGCCTAGCTCACTATAATATTGGTTTTTAACTAATTAAGCTGTCATTTTGGCTTTTTATCCTAAAAATGTGGCGGGATTATATTGGTATAAGCCTGTAACAGCAGGTAGAATTAGCGCCCTATTTTGACTGCGTGACGGGATATGATGCGGGTTTTAGGTATTGAAACATCTTGCGATGAAACTGGAGTTGCTGTCTATGATGACGAGCAGGGCTTGTTGTCTCATACATTATATAGTCAGGTAAAGCTTCATGCCGATTACGGCGGAGTGGTCCCTGAACTGGCTTCCAGAGATCATGTAAGAAAGATAGTTCCATTGGTTAAGCAAGCGCTGGCCGATGCAAATTGTACCTTAGATGATATCGATGGTGTTGCTTATACCAAGGGGCCTGGATTGGTTGGTGCTCTACTCGTCGGGGCTTGCATGGGAAGAGCATTAGCTTACTCCTGGGGGAAACCAGCTGTCGGGGTGCATCATATGGAAGGGCACTTGTTAGCCCCAATGCTTGAAGATGATGTGCCTGAGTTTCCTTTCTTAGCGCTGCTTGTTTCCGGTGGTCACTCGATGCTGGTTGGTGTAGAGGGAATAGGTCAATATGAAGTGCTTGGTGAGTCTGTCGATGACGCTGCCGGCGAAGCATTCGACAAAACTGCAAAATTGATGGGACTCGATTATCCGGGCGGGCCGCGTTTGTCAAAGCTCGCAGCAAAGGGAGAGACAGGCCATTATCGTTTCCCTCGTCCCATGACCGACAGACCCGGACTCGATTTCAGTTTCTCGGGGCTTAAGACATTTGCGGCTAACACCATTGCCAAAGAACCCGATGATGAGCAGACGCGCGCTAACATTGCCCGTGCCTTTGAAGAGGCTGTCGTAGATACTCTCTCGATTAAGTGTCGTCGCGCTCTGAAACAGACGGGTTATAAGCGTTTGGTCGTTGCCGGAGGTGTGAGCGCCAATACCCGTTTACGTACGACCTTAGCCGAGACCATGCAAGCTCAGGGCGGCCAAGTCTACTATCCTCGCGGTGAGTTCTGTACCGATAACGGTGCCATGATTGCTTATGCAGGTTTACAAAGACTTAAGGCTGGTCATATAGAAGACTTAGGCGTAAAAGGTGAACCTCGTTGGCCACTGGATACGCTTCCGGCGGTATAATCCTACGGGCTACGGGCTACGGGCTACGGGCTACGGACTAAAACTACGATCTATAAGCTACGAGTTCATTGCTTGTAGCTTTCTTGTTTTATCTTTAGCTCGTGACTCGCCACTTTCTTGGCTTTATCTTTAGCTCGCAGCTCACTAACCTTTCTTCTTCCGCGACACCTTAGACTCTTCGCCTTTGAGCAACCTGTGTATGTTATCCCTGTGACGAATAACGATTAAGGTCGATAGCATGGCGACAGGAATGGTAAATCTCTCGTCTAAAAACCAGGTATAGATGGGGGCGAGCATTGCCGTTGTGATAGCTGCAAGGGACGAGTAACGGCTGATGAGTACCATGACTATCCAAGTTACCATCAAGGCCAGCGCAAGTTCATGGCCGATGGGGGCCATGGCACCGAATGCGGTTGCGACTCCTTTTCCGCCCTTAAACTTAAAGAAGATGGGGAAAATATGGCCTAAACAGGCAGCGATAGCGATAGCGCCGAGTGCGACCTGATCTATGCCTAACCTAAATGCGATGTAAGCGGGTAATGCCCCTTTGAGCATATCAAAAAAGAGCACCATGGCGGCTGAGCTTGCGCCACCTATTCGTAGAACATTCGTGGCGCCAGGATTGCCGGAGCCCGCTGTTCTTGGGTCGGGTAAGCCACGCAATCGACACACAAGCACAGCGCTGGAGATCGAACCGGCCAAATAGGCGGCTAAAATCATTCCCAGAGTGAGTGTTGTTATGGTCAAATTGGTTTCCTTACCCTTCTTAAGGTATCATCGCGCCACAATTATTTTTACCCGATATTTACCGTTTATTACTCGTGAGTAATTCAGGGGATATCCGGGCAGCAAAATCTCTCTATAACAGCTTATCCTACTTGGGTTTAAGCCTGTTAGAAAGAGAGAACGAACAATATCACTGATTAGATTCGGATTATAACCTCTTTATTCGATTTAGCTTATCTGACCTCAGTGATAAATGACCAATAATCTATGACTTCAATGAAATAAAAAATCAGAAACCGTCATAGACAGAATTCACATTCGGAGAAGTCATGGACAGGGTTTTAATACGACAGTTAAAGATAGAAACTGTTATCGGAGTTTATGAGTGGGAAAAAAAGATCCATCAAAGCTTACTTATCGATCTCGATATGGCTTGGGATAATAAACCCGCTGCGGCGAGTGATGATTACCAGCATGCACTCTGCTATGAAACGGTTTCGAACCGACTCACAGCTTTAATCACCGAAAAGCCGATTGAGTTGATTGAAACTGTAGCCGAAATGACCGCTAACTGTTTGATGACCGAGTTTAGTGTACCTTGGGTAAAAGTGACGGTAATGAAGCCTGGGGCTGTACCTAGCGCCGCTGCGGTGGGTGTCGAAATTGAGCGGGGTCAATATTAAATGTCCGCGCGAGTCTTTATCAGTTTAGGAAGTAATATTGAACCTCAGCGTTACCTTAAGGCTGCCTTAAGTGAGCTTAGCTATCATTTTGGGGCGCTCACACTCTCATCAGTTTATGACAGTGAAGCCGTCGGTTTCGATGGCAGTAACTTCTTGAATATGGTTGTCGCGGTCGATACCTGTTTGAGTATTTCTGAGGTCGTTACTCTGTTTAAACGAATAGAGCGGGATAATGGTCGTCTGGTTGGGGCCAAGAAGTTTGCACCCAGGACATTAGATCTCGATCTGCTTCTTTATGATGATGTTGTGACTCAGGAACCTGTCGAGCTTCCAAGAGCCGAAATCACCAAGAATGCATTTGTGCTCTGGCCCATGGCTGAGGTTGCCCCGGATCTGTTACATCCCCTGTTAGCGCGAAGCTATCAAGCTTTGTGGGATGAATATGATAAAACGGAGCAAAAACTTTGGCCGGTTCCGTTTGCCTGGGCACCGTCTTAAGCATCTATTTTCTACTT
This window harbors:
- the rpoD gene encoding RNA polymerase sigma factor RpoD, which gives rise to MEHTPQSQLKLLLAKGKEQGYLTYAEVNDHLPADMVDADQIEDIVQMINDMGIRVYEQAPDADEIMMSEDSTDEDAAEEAAAALATVEAELGRTTDPVRMYMREMGTVELLTREGEIVIAKRIEEGINTVQASVAEYPQAISMILEQFDRYEAEEVRLSDIISGFVDPNADDVAPTATHVGSELSDEELDDEDDEEDDDEEEEGPKGPDPEEAKERFTQLREVHENTLKVIALKGRGHPESTLALFEIGELFKEFRLMPKQFDRLVKNMRAMMDKVRVQERLIMKLCVEQAKMPKKNFVKVYTSNESSIEWFNEELASKKPYVEGLEMVDPDVRRCRAKLDAIEKETGLAIASIKDINRRMSIGEAKARRAKKEMVEANLRLVISIAKKYTNRGLQFLDLIQEGNIGLMKAVDKFEYRRGYKFSTYATWWIRQAITRSIADQARTIRIPVHMIETINKLNRISRQMLQEMGREPSPEELAERMLMPEDKIRKVLKIAKEPISMETPIGDDEDSHLGDFIEDTTLELPLDSATGESLKNATHEVLAGLTAREAKVLRMRFGIDMNTDHTLEEVGKQFDVTRERIRQIEAKALRKLRHPSRSEILKSFLDE
- the dnaG gene encoding DNA primase, translating into MAIPRDFINELVARIDIVDLIDAKVPLKKAGKNHSACCPFHSEKSPSFTVSRDKQFYHCFGCGAHGNVIDFVMEYDRLDFIDAIEDLAGQLGVEVPREQGTGPKRDEGLSRDLYQLMEEASLYFQNQLRQHNDKQKVLEYLTHRGLSNEVVEHFNIGFAPDGWDGLLSRYRQNQDAQDKLLTAGMVIENDNGKRYDRFRDRLMFPIRDRRGRVIGFGGRVLGDGTPKYLNSPETPIFHKGNELYGLYELKQRHRDPKQVLIVEGYMDVVALAQFGVDYAVASLGTSTTAEQFQLLLRSAKEVICCYDGDKAGVEAAWRALETALPLLKPGNQVKFMFLPEGEDPDTMVRQVGKEVFESQVNDAQELPEFLFETLAKRYGSDKGTLAKQAITLTEKIQDTVLQSLLLESLAYKLGMNSAEELKRKLGFSSKEQVKPLQKKALKGRGTPLRLAIALLVQHPSLGEGLPEQPALKHLKMAGIELLILLLDETRVKVKHSAQLLEQFRGDKQLSTLKKLTQWDHQVADENLQQEFRKTLIWLNNQYIEQRYQELSLKQNHTKEERIQLTKLISVIKG
- a CDS encoding GatB/YqeY domain-containing protein, which encodes MSLVDQLKDQMKEAMRAKEKVRLGTIRMALAAVKQIEVDTRETLTDDQAIAVLTKMVKQRRDSIAQYSAAGRDELAAIEAAEIQVIEHFLPKPLSEEEIVELVDASIVEMGASSMADMGKVMGALKPKVLGRADMAAIGAMIRAKLK
- the rpsU gene encoding 30S ribosomal protein S21, whose translation is MPIIKVRDNEPFDVALRRFKRSCEKAGILADVRAREFYEKPTTARKRAKAAAIKRLAKKLSRENARRVRLY
- the tsaD gene encoding tRNA (adenosine(37)-N6)-threonylcarbamoyltransferase complex transferase subunit TsaD; amino-acid sequence: MRVLGIETSCDETGVAVYDDEQGLLSHTLYSQVKLHADYGGVVPELASRDHVRKIVPLVKQALADANCTLDDIDGVAYTKGPGLVGALLVGACMGRALAYSWGKPAVGVHHMEGHLLAPMLEDDVPEFPFLALLVSGGHSMLVGVEGIGQYEVLGESVDDAAGEAFDKTAKLMGLDYPGGPRLSKLAAKGETGHYRFPRPMTDRPGLDFSFSGLKTFAANTIAKEPDDEQTRANIARAFEEAVVDTLSIKCRRALKQTGYKRLVVAGGVSANTRLRTTLAETMQAQGGQVYYPRGEFCTDNGAMIAYAGLQRLKAGHIEDLGVKGEPRWPLDTLPAV
- the plsY gene encoding glycerol-3-phosphate 1-O-acyltransferase PlsY, which codes for MTITTLTLGMILAAYLAGSISSAVLVCRLRGLPDPRTAGSGNPGATNVLRIGGASSAAMVLFFDMLKGALPAYIAFRLGIDQVALGAIAIAACLGHIFPIFFKFKGGKGVATAFGAMAPIGHELALALMVTWIVMVLISRYSSLAAITTAMLAPIYTWFLDERFTIPVAMLSTLIVIRHRDNIHRLLKGEESKVSRKKKG
- the folB gene encoding dihydroneopterin aldolase codes for the protein MDRVLIRQLKIETVIGVYEWEKKIHQSLLIDLDMAWDNKPAAASDDYQHALCYETVSNRLTALITEKPIELIETVAEMTANCLMTEFSVPWVKVTVMKPGAVPSAAAVGVEIERGQY
- the folK gene encoding 2-amino-4-hydroxy-6-hydroxymethyldihydropteridine diphosphokinase, producing MSARVFISLGSNIEPQRYLKAALSELSYHFGALTLSSVYDSEAVGFDGSNFLNMVVAVDTCLSISEVVTLFKRIERDNGRLVGAKKFAPRTLDLDLLLYDDVVTQEPVELPRAEITKNAFVLWPMAEVAPDLLHPLLARSYQALWDEYDKTEQKLWPVPFAWAPS